The DNA region CTGATTACGTAATCAAACGTGGCGGTAAAGCCAAAGTTGATAAGCTGGATGTAGTTCCTAATGATTTCGGTACTCCGCTGGAAGTATTTGAACAGGTGTATAAACACGAGTGCCGTGTATCCGAAATGATCGACAAGTTAGTGGATGTGGCTGCCGCCGAAAAAGATAAAGCAACGCAGGACTTCCTGTGGGGATTTGTACGCGAACAGGTAGAAGAAGAGGCAACTGCTGCAGGTATCGTTGATATGATTAAGAAAGCCGGTGCAACCGGTGTCTTCTTTGTAGATGTGAAATTGGGCGAACGTTAATAGTCTTTTTGATATAGAATTGCCAAGGCA from Bacteroides sp. MSB163 includes:
- a CDS encoding ferritin; this translates as MITEKLQNAINEQITAEMWSANMYLAMSFYMEKEGYCGMAHWLKKQWAEENEHACALADYVIKRGGKAKVDKLDVVPNDFGTPLEVFEQVYKHECRVSEMIDKLVDVAAAEKDKATQDFLWGFVREQVEEEATAAGIVDMIKKAGATGVFFVDVKLGER